In Humulus lupulus chromosome 6, drHumLupu1.1, whole genome shotgun sequence, a single genomic region encodes these proteins:
- the LOC133784866 gene encoding uncharacterized protein LOC133784866 — MYVLPADPPVMLYYRRRPAGNTNIHIRPPHLSPTPRFLSLILLDAPFPHLITTVIGFGMSATFIVFVCTRIICGRLRRNESRPMFEIESRIDLEQPEHQASGLEPVLVAAIPTMKFNHEAFSSIEDTH, encoded by the exons ATGTATGTATTACCGGCGGACCCGCCGGTGATGTTGTATTACCGGCGGAGACCCGCCGGTAATACTAATATACATATTCGCCCGCCCCATTTGTCTCCCACACCCCGTTTTCTCTCCCTCATCCTCCTAGACGCACCATTCCCCCATTTGATTACTACTGTTATTGGGTTTGGTATGAGCGCAACATTTATTGTCTTTGTTTGCACAAGAATTATTTGTGGAAGACTACGGAGGAACGAATCCCGGCCTATGTTCGAGATTGAATCCAGGATTGATCTTGAACAA CCAGAGCACCAGGCTAGTGGCCTTGAACCTGTTTTGGTTGCTGCAATTCCTACTATGAAATTCAACCATGAGGCCTTCAGTTCTATAGAAGACACACA TTAG